From Caldisericota bacterium, the proteins below share one genomic window:
- the gatB gene encoding Asp-tRNA(Asn)/Glu-tRNA(Gln) amidotransferase subunit GatB, producing MDKWHEREEKMNEYKPTIGLEIHIQLDTKTKLFCGCSTQFGEKPNTHICPVCLGLPGALPVLNEKAIEYGIKLGLALNMKINKESTFYRKNYFYPDLPKGYQITQYTIPIASEGFLEIKTEKGKKKISIQRGHIEEDSGKSIHTDDITESTYSYIDFNRSGVPLMEIVTYPDIETAEEAYHFLVLLRKTVRYLGVSSGDMEKGALRCDVNVSLSKSNTMGTKVEIKNLNSFRSIRKALEYEIKRQTEMLKNGEKTVHETRHFDEKTGITKSMRTKEELNDYRYFPEPDLPPLLLNETFIEDIKNSLPELPVQKEERFIKQYSLSNTYAYEIASSNELADYFESIAKATGKPKEVANFLMGSIMKFLNETEKTISEIGFDKKKFIEFFSLLEKGIISKNIAKEIIAESLKTGKSPKKIVEEKGLIQITDENKIKEIVKQVLRENSEAVSRYLAGKTQILGFLAGQVMKKTKGKANPQIANKLLTEALNKMKQ from the coding sequence ATGGATAAGTGGCATGAGAGAGAAGAAAAAATGAACGAATATAAACCAACAATAGGCCTTGAAATACACATACAGCTTGACACAAAAACAAAATTGTTTTGTGGATGTTCTACACAGTTTGGCGAAAAACCTAATACGCATATCTGCCCTGTCTGTTTGGGTCTCCCGGGTGCACTTCCCGTTCTAAATGAAAAAGCCATTGAATACGGTATAAAATTGGGACTTGCCCTAAATATGAAAATAAACAAAGAATCAACTTTTTACAGAAAAAACTATTTCTACCCGGATTTGCCAAAAGGATATCAGATCACCCAGTATACAATCCCAATTGCAAGTGAAGGCTTCCTTGAAATAAAGACAGAAAAAGGAAAAAAGAAAATTAGTATCCAGAGAGGGCATATAGAAGAAGACTCTGGAAAATCGATCCATACAGACGATATTACAGAATCCACATATTCTTATATTGATTTTAACAGGTCCGGCGTACCTTTAATGGAAATTGTTACATATCCTGATATTGAAACAGCTGAAGAAGCATATCATTTTCTTGTGCTTCTCAGAAAAACAGTGCGATATTTGGGCGTTTCAAGCGGAGATATGGAAAAAGGAGCTCTGCGATGTGATGTTAACGTGTCCCTCTCAAAAAGCAATACAATGGGCACAAAAGTGGAAATTAAAAATCTCAATTCATTCCGTAGCATACGAAAAGCGCTTGAATATGAAATTAAAAGGCAGACAGAAATGCTTAAAAATGGAGAAAAAACTGTTCATGAAACAAGACATTTTGACGAAAAAACAGGGATAACAAAATCAATGAGAACCAAAGAAGAACTAAACGATTACAGATACTTTCCCGAACCAGACCTTCCACCGCTTCTTTTAAATGAAACATTTATAGAAGATATAAAAAACAGTTTACCTGAACTTCCTGTACAAAAAGAAGAACGGTTCATCAAACAATATTCATTAAGCAATACTTATGCTTATGAAATCGCATCATCCAATGAACTCGCAGATTATTTTGAATCAATTGCAAAAGCGACAGGCAAGCCGAAAGAAGTTGCAAATTTTCTTATGGGGAGCATCATGAAATTTCTCAATGAAACAGAAAAAACAATAAGCGAAATTGGTTTCGACAAGAAAAAATTCATAGAATTTTTTTCACTTTTGGAAAAAGGCATAATTTCAAAAAATATAGCAAAAGAAATCATAGCCGAATCGCTAAAAACAGGAAAATCTCCAAAAAAGATTGTAGAAGAAAAGGGATTAATCCAAATAACAGACGAAAATAAAATAAAAGAAATTGTGAAACAAGTCCTGAGAGAAAACTCAGAAGCTGTTTCGCGTTACCTCGCTGGAAAAACCCAGATACTTGGCTTCCTTGCAGGACAAGTAATGAAAAAAACAAAAGGAAAAGCAAATCCTCAAATTGCAAACAAACTCCTTACGGAAGCACTTAACAAGATGAAGCAATGA
- a CDS encoding stalk domain-containing protein, with translation MKGICVRGEDIEKLGAKEVVLTLKEYGYNTIFLLVKNPQGRVFYKSEFLPVESDILGTLINEAHYNDIKVFTYFPVFMDKNFGFLHQEELMQHINGSKNNYYVSLLSSVYLDYIKHFLDELLQYDIDGVSLDYIRFPNGSYDFSNASMQYAQENGIDTNKVKNIAYKTFVNPADWKSLFEAYEQEDEDVVRWINLRNNLVKDEASIVKEYIKSIQPNINVGAFMVARGFRYKTTEKAEKISDSLTYQVVNFGQLSTTFSGFDFIAPMVYLSSLQENSSYATLVIKTLKSDLTNIPVYTAVNPFNISSEETEKELFYAFQYGEGAILFRFPLFSMGDWTFSSKPVPQEEIIANIKINSGKESSIALTMKQQDFVPLFGDTVFLGPFLKYISIKFVIDSTTLFKNGTGIQMDTSPFIKDSRTFVPVRFISENLGAKVSWDGEKREVMVEMFKEF, from the coding sequence ATGAAAGGAATCTGTGTTCGTGGAGAAGACATCGAAAAACTCGGGGCAAAAGAGGTTGTCCTGACACTCAAAGAATACGGTTATAATACAATTTTTCTCCTCGTCAAAAACCCACAGGGCAGAGTATTTTATAAAAGCGAATTTCTCCCGGTAGAAAGCGATATTTTAGGAACACTAATCAATGAAGCGCACTATAATGACATCAAAGTTTTTACTTATTTTCCAGTTTTTATGGACAAAAATTTTGGTTTTCTTCATCAAGAAGAATTGATGCAACATATAAACGGCTCAAAAAACAATTACTATGTATCACTTTTAAGCAGCGTCTATCTGGACTACATAAAACATTTTTTAGATGAATTGTTGCAATACGACATCGACGGAGTATCTCTTGATTATATTAGATTTCCTAACGGAAGTTATGATTTTTCTAATGCTTCTATGCAATATGCACAAGAAAATGGTATAGATACAAACAAAGTAAAAAACATTGCATACAAAACTTTTGTAAATCCTGCTGATTGGAAAAGTCTGTTTGAAGCATATGAACAGGAAGACGAAGATGTAGTAAGGTGGATAAATTTAAGAAATAACCTCGTAAAAGATGAAGCTTCCATTGTAAAGGAGTATATAAAATCAATTCAGCCAAACATTAATGTTGGCGCTTTTATGGTTGCAAGAGGCTTCAGGTACAAGACAACAGAAAAGGCAGAAAAAATTTCTGACTCGCTGACTTACCAGGTTGTAAATTTTGGCCAGCTTTCAACTACTTTTTCAGGATTTGATTTTATCGCACCAATGGTGTATCTCTCATCACTACAAGAAAACTCAAGCTACGCCACGCTTGTAATCAAAACCCTCAAATCAGATCTTACAAATATTCCTGTTTATACTGCCGTAAATCCTTTCAATATAAGCAGTGAAGAAACTGAAAAAGAACTTTTTTATGCCTTTCAATACGGGGAAGGAGCTATACTATTTAGATTTCCATTATTTTCAATGGGGGACTGGACGTTCTCTTCAAAACCAGTGCCACAAGAGGAAATAATTGCAAATATAAAAATAAATAGTGGCAAAGAAAGCTCTATTGCACTTACTATGAAACAACAAGATTTTGTCCCGTTGTTTGGTGACACTGTTTTTTTAGGTCCTTTTCTTAAATACATTTCTATTAAATTTGTTATAGATAGCACTACGCTTTTCAAAAACGGCACTGGAATTCAAATGGATACTTCCCCGTTTATAAAAGATTCAAGAACATTCGTCCCTGTCAGATTTATTTCAGAAAATCTTGGCGCAAAAGTAAGTTGGGATGGAGAAA